One window of the Oncorhynchus gorbuscha isolate QuinsamMale2020 ecotype Even-year linkage group LG17, OgorEven_v1.0, whole genome shotgun sequence genome contains the following:
- the LOC124001781 gene encoding cell division cycle-associated protein 4-like, which yields MFPKGTKRKFSDSGDEPAAGGEDVNQPSSVAVRMLSSYSLQRQSLLDMSLIKLQLCHMLVEPNLCRSVLIANTVRQIQEEMTQDGTWQIMTQALSAANAAAQCSADRLVATEVLCRQTEATQGEQVLKPFPAVGSEGCPAEEEEEVVVEEEGEGGVTMSTVSPQAPTSYLPGTFGMDPCWEEENGEDEEEDEDSEECGSGSEEGDSDRLVEDSRTAEQVFGTFEIKNPAPSPDPALEELFSDVDASYYDLDTVLTGMQSAPKMGPYDLLESLSSHGPSPLSSSTSCRSDLNELDHIMEIIVGS from the coding sequence ATGTTCCCGAAGGGCACGAAGCGCAAGTTTTCTGACTCTGGGGATGAACCTGCGGCAGGCGGTGAGGATGTAAACCAGCCGAGTTCGGTGGCCGTAAGGATGCTGTCATCCTACAGCCTGCAGCGGCAGTCCCTGCTGGACATGTCCCTAATCAAGCTGCAGCTGTGCCACATGCTGGTGGAGCCCAACCTGTGCCGTTCAGTGCTGATTGCCAACACGGTGAGGCAGATCCAGGAGGAGATGACCCAGGACGGCACCTGGCAGATCATGACCCAGGCTCTGAGTGCTGCCAACGCTGCTGCCCAGTGCTCTGCAGACCGCCTGGTGGCCACCGAGGTGCTGTGTCGGCAGACCGAGGCAACCCAGGGGGAGCAGGTACTCAAGCCCTTCCCAGCAGTGGGGTCAGAGGGTTGCcctgcagaggaggaggaggaggtggtagtggaggaggagggcgaGGGGGGGGTGACCATGTCCACGGTTTCCCCCCAAGCCCCAACCTCCTACCTGCCAGGCACCTTTGGCATGGACCCCTGTTGGGAAGAGGAAAATggtgaagatgaggaggaagatgaggacagtgaggagtgtgGGTCTGGTTCGGAGGAGGGAGACAGTGACAGGCTTGTGGAGGACTCCAGGACAGCAGAGCAGGTCTTTGGCACGTTCGAGATCAAAAACCCTGCGCCCAGCCCTGACCCTGCCCTGGAGGAACTGTTTTCAGATGTGGATGCGTCCTACTACGACCTTGACACGGTGCTGACAGGCATGCAGAGTGCGCCTAAGATGGGGCCCTACGACCTCCTGGAGAGCCTGTCCTCCCATGGGCCCTCACCCCTCAGCTCTAGCACCAGCTGCCGATCAGACCTCAATGAACTGGATCACATCATGGAGATCATAGTGGGCTCCTGA